In Pseudomonas fluorescens NCIMB 11764, a single window of DNA contains:
- a CDS encoding DUF1652 domain-containing protein, which translates to MFLSALELRNIVESSFLPKRCQCTLSPDLKMTVKVYSDGETDQLELLKTGIDANSLNGCREIKDLINELRSDMEHQANTQTLHPDRQAL; encoded by the coding sequence GTTTCTTTCTGCCTTGGAACTCCGCAACATCGTAGAAAGCAGTTTTCTGCCGAAACGTTGTCAATGCACGCTCTCGCCGGACCTGAAAATGACCGTCAAGGTGTATTCGGACGGTGAAACCGATCAATTGGAACTACTGAAAACAGGCATCGATGCCAATTCGCTCAATGGATGTCGGGAAATAAAAGACCTGATCAATGAATTGCGCTCCGACATGGAGCATCAGGCCAACACCCAGACGCTGCACCCCGACAGGCAAGCGCTTTAA
- a CDS encoding DUF2790 domain-containing protein, which produces MNMRTLLVTAALACTGFAGLAQANTTASSQAVPYEYGMPLHITKVVALTEPSTLECKVITADMKYIDAAGKPAEITYRKLSDACSYQN; this is translated from the coding sequence ATGAACATGCGCACTTTGCTGGTTACCGCCGCCCTCGCCTGCACCGGGTTTGCCGGGCTGGCCCAGGCCAACACCACCGCTTCTTCGCAAGCGGTGCCCTATGAATACGGCATGCCGCTGCACATCACCAAGGTGGTTGCGCTGACCGAACCTTCTACCCTGGAATGCAAAGTCATCACGGCGGACATGAAGTACATCGATGCGGCAGGCAAACCCGCAGAGATCACGTATCGCAAACTGTCCGATGCGTGCAGTTATCAGAATTGA
- a CDS encoding PoNe immunity protein domain-containing protein, with product MKTRQRYFSENRYEIFLKEHDEATEFFTTKTFKSDSPEGEATLRSRFFQRLALRKLLAAYTAGEEIPSLAFLLEDLVDKYEIRQAKLAKSEQSPDISPLSIDDWPHEYEECIQVIGFCALLHRADLLKRFVRLIDNAGYVGDDTLYEDLLCKILPNRHDVDQWYHDVYSPLVQAIYIEDKEKASNLLQQYCEQWYSAFEQAPWHDTHLQGEDGNYVGYWAIEAGAIAFLYGIDDSKIDHMVYPKDLVEYARSFTASTTPLSDI from the coding sequence ATGAAAACCAGACAACGATATTTTAGTGAAAACCGTTACGAAATCTTTTTAAAAGAACATGACGAGGCGACTGAGTTTTTCACGACTAAAACTTTTAAATCCGACTCCCCCGAGGGAGAGGCCACACTTCGCTCAAGATTTTTTCAACGATTAGCTCTTCGCAAGCTTTTGGCGGCATACACCGCAGGAGAAGAAATACCATCTCTAGCCTTTCTGCTTGAGGACCTAGTTGATAAGTATGAAATCAGACAGGCAAAACTAGCAAAGTCTGAACAATCTCCTGACATATCGCCACTCTCCATAGACGATTGGCCACACGAATATGAAGAGTGCATACAAGTCATTGGCTTTTGCGCCCTATTACATCGCGCTGATCTGCTTAAGCGATTCGTAAGGTTAATCGACAATGCAGGCTATGTGGGCGACGACACGTTATATGAAGATTTACTTTGCAAAATACTGCCTAACAGACACGATGTAGACCAGTGGTATCACGATGTATATTCGCCTCTCGTTCAGGCGATCTACATCGAAGATAAAGAAAAGGCATCAAATCTGCTTCAGCAGTATTGCGAACAGTGGTACTCAGCCTTCGAGCAAGCACCTTGGCACGACACCCATCTCCAAGGAGAGGACGGTAACTACGTTGGATATTGGGCTATCGAGGCCGGTGCCATTGCCTTTTTATACGGCATAGACGACAGCAAAATTGATCACATGGTTTATCCCAAGGATCTGGTTGAGTACGCCAGGAGCTTCACTGCTTCGACTACGCCGCTGTCGGACATCTAG